In one window of Tenacibaculum mesophilum DNA:
- the carA gene encoding glutamine-hydrolyzing carbamoyl-phosphate synthase small subunit, translated as MKYQTRKKALVLLADGTIFYGKSIGIEGTATGEICFNTGMTGYQEIFTDPSYFGQLMVATNAHIGNYGVNNEEVESEGIKISGLICRNFSFTHSRVDSDGNLLDWFVKHNLVAISDVDTRALVSYIRENGAMNAIISTEVDKIDELKKQLAEIPNMEGLELASKVSTKEPYFVGDENAQIKISALDIGIKKNILRNLAKRGAYIKVYPYNASFEQMSDFNPDGYFISNGPGDPEPLVEAQKTAKEIIEKDLPLFGICLGHQVIALANGISTYKMHNGHRGINHPVKNLLTGKGEITSQNHGFAINREETEAHPDVEITHVHLNDNTVAGIRMKSKNVFSVQYHPEASPGPHDAEYLFDQFIENIKKVKA; from the coding sequence ATGAAATATCAAACACGTAAAAAAGCATTAGTTCTATTAGCAGACGGAACTATTTTCTACGGAAAATCTATTGGAATAGAAGGAACCGCAACAGGAGAAATTTGTTTTAATACTGGAATGACAGGGTACCAAGAAATTTTTACAGACCCTTCATACTTTGGACAATTAATGGTAGCTACCAATGCTCATATTGGTAATTATGGAGTTAATAATGAAGAAGTAGAATCAGAAGGAATTAAAATTTCAGGATTAATTTGTCGTAACTTTAGTTTTACACACTCTCGTGTAGATTCAGATGGAAATTTATTAGACTGGTTCGTGAAACACAATTTAGTAGCTATATCAGACGTAGATACACGTGCGTTAGTATCTTACATTAGAGAAAATGGAGCTATGAATGCTATTATTTCAACTGAAGTAGATAAAATAGACGAATTAAAGAAGCAATTAGCTGAAATTCCTAATATGGAAGGATTAGAATTAGCTTCTAAGGTATCAACTAAAGAACCTTATTTTGTAGGTGATGAAAATGCTCAAATAAAAATATCAGCTTTAGATATAGGTATCAAGAAAAATATTTTAAGAAACTTAGCAAAAAGAGGGGCTTATATTAAAGTGTACCCTTACAATGCGAGTTTTGAACAAATGAGTGATTTTAACCCTGATGGATATTTTATTTCTAACGGTCCTGGAGATCCTGAGCCTCTAGTAGAAGCTCAAAAGACAGCAAAAGAAATTATCGAAAAAGATTTACCATTGTTTGGAATATGTTTGGGGCACCAAGTAATTGCGTTAGCTAACGGGATTTCTACTTATAAAATGCACAATGGTCACAGAGGAATTAATCACCCGGTAAAGAACTTATTGACAGGAAAAGGAGAAATTACTTCTCAAAACCATGGTTTTGCTATCAATAGAGAAGAAACAGAAGCGCATCCTGATGTGGAAATAACACATGTACACTTAAATGATAATACTGTAGCAGGTATTAGAATGAAGTCTAAAAATGTATTTTCTGTACAATACCATCCAGAAGCTAGTCCTGGACCACATGACGCTGAATACTTATTTGACCAGTTTATTGAGAACATCAAAAAAGTAAAAGCATAA
- the eno gene encoding phosphopyruvate hydratase, which produces MSIIINIHARQIFDSRGNPTVEVDVTTENGIVGRAAVPSGASTGEHEAVELRDGGDNYMGKGVLKAVENVNTVIAQELLGVSVFEQNMIDQLMIDLDGTPNKSVLGANAILGVSLAAAKAAANELGLPLYRYVGGVSANTLPVPMMNIINGGSHSDAPIAFQEFMVMPVKAQNFTEAMQVGSEIFHNLKKVLHDRNLSTAVGDEGGFAPTLKGTEDAIETIALATKNAGYKFGEEVMIALDCASAEFYIDGQYDYTKFEGDKGAVRTSEEQATYLAELCEKYPIISIEDGMDENDWDGWKMLTEKVGDRVQLVGDDLFVTNVERLSKGIENGIANSILIKVNQIGTLTETIAAVNMAHNAGYTSVMSHRSGETEDNTIADLAVALNCGQIKTGSASRSDRMAKYNQLLRIEEQLADVAYYPKEKAFKIK; this is translated from the coding sequence ATGAGTATCATAATAAACATTCATGCACGTCAAATTTTTGATTCAAGAGGAAATCCAACAGTGGAAGTAGATGTAACTACAGAAAATGGAATTGTAGGTAGAGCAGCAGTACCATCTGGTGCTTCTACAGGAGAACACGAAGCTGTTGAATTACGTGATGGAGGTGACAATTATATGGGTAAAGGTGTTTTAAAAGCGGTTGAAAATGTTAACACAGTTATTGCCCAAGAGTTATTAGGAGTATCTGTATTTGAGCAAAACATGATCGATCAATTGATGATTGATTTAGATGGAACTCCGAACAAATCAGTTTTAGGAGCGAATGCTATTTTAGGTGTTTCTTTAGCAGCAGCAAAAGCAGCAGCAAATGAATTAGGATTACCATTATATCGTTATGTAGGCGGAGTTTCAGCAAATACTTTACCTGTTCCTATGATGAATATCATTAATGGAGGTTCACATTCAGATGCACCAATTGCATTCCAAGAATTTATGGTTATGCCAGTAAAAGCTCAAAACTTTACAGAAGCAATGCAAGTAGGGTCTGAAATCTTCCATAACTTAAAGAAAGTATTGCATGACCGTAATTTATCTACAGCAGTAGGAGATGAAGGAGGGTTTGCTCCAACTTTAAAAGGAACAGAAGATGCTATTGAAACAATTGCCTTAGCAACCAAGAATGCTGGATACAAATTTGGAGAAGAAGTGATGATTGCATTAGATTGTGCTTCAGCTGAGTTTTATATAGATGGACAGTATGATTATACTAAGTTTGAAGGAGATAAAGGTGCTGTAAGAACTTCAGAAGAACAAGCTACTTATTTAGCTGAATTATGTGAAAAATACCCTATTATATCTATTGAAGATGGAATGGATGAGAACGATTGGGATGGATGGAAGATGTTAACAGAAAAAGTAGGAGATAGAGTTCAGTTAGTTGGAGATGATTTATTTGTAACAAACGTTGAGCGTTTATCAAAAGGAATTGAGAATGGAATTGCAAATTCAATCTTAATTAAAGTAAATCAAATAGGTACATTAACAGAAACAATTGCAGCGGTAAACATGGCGCATAATGCAGGATATACTTCTGTAATGAGTCATCGTTCTGGAGAAACTGAAGATAATACCATTGCAGATTTAGCTGTAGCATTAAACTGTGGACAAATCAAAACAGGTTCTGCTTCACGTTCTGATCGTATGGCAAAATACAATCAATTATTACGTATTGAAGAACAATTGGCAGATGTAGCTTATTATCCGAAAGAAAAAGCGTTTAAAATAAAATAA
- a CDS encoding neutral zinc metallopeptidase, translated as MKKIKFIIALLCISILAVQCTKEDNNLTSDNAPMGINSPSMLEINNAECYTVDGFGPNSYWADVIVNQSTTNFLKAEHNEAASFFGMGNVPLYLAGGDGTFNALSYSNGYVVWGEELLASALNYGNVAIAYVAAHEMAHQVQFRDNTIPSGNHVSATELEADGFGGYFIRRTYTSDWNTAAGAYNFSQTLAGPNGSSHGTAAQRRSAFRLGYLLGDNGTYSNRNFDTNFFYYYDYYVKDGRLKLELVKPATIEQSQHEHIVAHLEELQKIASGEISEEEFLNLN; from the coding sequence ATGAAAAAAATTAAATTTATTATTGCATTATTATGCATATCAATTCTTGCCGTACAATGTACCAAAGAAGACAATAATTTAACAAGCGACAACGCCCCTATGGGGATTAACTCTCCAAGCATGCTAGAAATTAACAATGCTGAGTGTTACACTGTTGACGGTTTTGGACCAAACTCTTATTGGGCTGATGTCATCGTTAATCAATCTACTACCAATTTTTTAAAGGCTGAACACAACGAAGCAGCTAGTTTTTTTGGAATGGGTAATGTACCTTTATACTTAGCAGGTGGAGACGGAACTTTCAATGCTCTTTCTTATTCTAATGGTTATGTAGTATGGGGAGAAGAATTGCTAGCTAGTGCTTTAAATTATGGTAATGTTGCTATTGCTTATGTTGCTGCTCATGAAATGGCACATCAAGTACAGTTTAGAGACAATACCATTCCTAGCGGCAATCATGTTAGTGCTACTGAATTAGAAGCTGATGGTTTTGGAGGATATTTTATCCGTAGAACTTATACTAGTGATTGGAATACTGCAGCGGGTGCTTACAACTTCTCACAAACATTAGCTGGTCCTAATGGAAGTTCTCATGGTACAGCTGCACAAAGAAGATCTGCTTTTAGGTTAGGTTACTTATTAGGAGATAACGGTACCTATTCTAACAGAAACTTTGATACAAACTTTTTTTACTACTATGACTATTATGTAAAAGATGGTAGATTAAAGTTAGAATTAGTTAAGCCTGCTACTATCGAACAAAGTCAGCACGAGCATATTGTAGCACACTTAGAAGAGTTACAAAAAATTGCTTCAGGAGAAATTTCTGAAGAAGAATTCTTAAACTTAAATTAA
- a CDS encoding citrate synthase, which produces MSDIAKLQIGENTYEFPLIKGTENETAIDIKALRGATGGVITIDPGYKNTGSCQSAITFLNGEEGILRYRGYSIEELAEKADFLEVAYALIFGELPTKEQLDKFYGDILDEAIVDDDIKKIIDAFPKNAHPMGVLSSLTSALTAFNPSSVNVDSEEDMYKAIVKIMGKFPVLVAWTLRKKQGLPLNYGSRKLGYVENILTMMFQKPNDEYELNPIVKDALDKLLILHADHEQNCSTSTVRIVGSSHAGLFASLSAGISALWGPLHGGANQAVLEMLEAIKEDGGDTKKYMAKAKDKNDPFRLMGFGHRVYKNFDPRARIIKKAADEVLNDLGVEDPILDIAKGLEQEALNDPYFVDRKLYPNVDFYSGIIYRAMGIPVEMFTVMFALGRLPGWIAQWREMRLNKEPIGRPRQVYVGENLREFVELDKR; this is translated from the coding sequence ATGTCAGATATAGCAAAATTACAAATTGGCGAAAATACGTATGAGTTTCCTTTAATAAAAGGAACAGAAAATGAAACTGCAATTGATATTAAAGCCTTAAGAGGAGCCACGGGTGGAGTTATAACTATTGACCCAGGATACAAGAATACAGGTTCATGCCAAAGTGCTATAACATTTTTAAACGGTGAAGAAGGTATCTTAAGATACCGTGGATATTCAATTGAAGAATTGGCAGAAAAAGCAGATTTCTTAGAAGTGGCTTATGCGTTAATTTTTGGAGAATTACCAACTAAAGAACAATTAGATAAATTTTATGGAGACATCTTAGATGAAGCTATTGTTGATGATGACATCAAAAAAATTATTGATGCCTTTCCAAAGAATGCACATCCAATGGGGGTATTATCGTCGTTAACGTCTGCATTAACAGCTTTTAATCCATCTTCTGTTAATGTTGACTCAGAAGAAGATATGTATAAAGCTATTGTTAAAATAATGGGGAAATTCCCAGTATTGGTAGCTTGGACTTTACGTAAGAAACAAGGATTGCCATTAAATTACGGTTCACGTAAGTTAGGTTATGTTGAGAATATTTTAACAATGATGTTTCAAAAACCTAATGACGAGTATGAATTAAATCCAATAGTTAAAGATGCCCTAGATAAGTTATTAATCTTACATGCAGACCATGAACAAAACTGTTCTACATCTACAGTACGTATTGTAGGTTCTTCTCATGCAGGATTATTTGCATCGCTATCAGCAGGAATTTCAGCTTTATGGGGACCTTTACATGGTGGAGCAAATCAAGCAGTACTTGAAATGTTAGAAGCAATTAAAGAAGATGGGGGAGATACTAAAAAGTACATGGCAAAAGCTAAAGATAAAAATGATCCTTTCCGTTTAATGGGATTCGGACATCGTGTATATAAAAACTTCGACCCGAGAGCAAGAATCATTAAAAAAGCTGCTGATGAAGTGTTAAACGACTTAGGAGTTGAAGACCCAATTTTAGATATAGCAAAAGGATTAGAGCAAGAAGCATTAAATGACCCATATTTTGTAGATAGAAAACTATATCCAAATGTAGATTTCTACTCAGGAATAATATATAGAGCTATGGGAATTCCTGTAGAAATGTTTACAGTAATGTTTGCTCTAGGGCGCTTGCCAGGATGGATTGCTCAATGGAGAGAAATGCGTTTAAACAAAGAACCAATTGGTCGTCCACGTCAAGTTTACGTTGGAGAGAACTTAAGGGAATTCGTAGAATTAGACAAGAGATAA
- a CDS encoding arginase, with product MKEIKIIKNRSDIGAGTRGSDMGVDAIEIAAINKKSNYFDSFDFEDVITENESIYNKVNNSFAKRIDSVFNQCKRLSNHVKVNLQEGKFPIVLSGDHSSALGTISGIKAANPNKRVGVVWIDAHGDLHSPYTSPSGNIHGMPLSAAISDDNLDCQINDVDRETSELWERMKNIGTPGQKVLPEDIIFFGVRDTEEPEDKQMEKYGIKNYMVAEVRYRGLDVCVNEALDKLSVCDVIYVSFDVDSMDCDMISYGTGTPVPKGFDQHEIIDIINGLLASNKVACLEFVEVNPLLDFKGNKMAETAFEVLEEVTKKVKSL from the coding sequence ATGAAAGAAATTAAAATTATCAAAAACAGATCAGACATTGGAGCAGGAACTCGTGGGTCTGACATGGGAGTAGATGCGATTGAAATTGCAGCGATAAATAAAAAAAGTAATTATTTCGATTCTTTTGATTTTGAAGATGTAATCACTGAAAACGAATCTATTTATAACAAGGTAAATAATTCGTTTGCAAAACGAATTGATAGCGTTTTTAATCAATGTAAACGATTAAGTAACCACGTGAAAGTAAATTTACAAGAAGGGAAGTTTCCTATAGTTTTGTCTGGAGACCATTCTTCAGCGTTAGGAACTATCAGTGGAATAAAAGCAGCTAACCCTAATAAAAGAGTAGGAGTAGTTTGGATTGATGCTCATGGAGATTTACATTCTCCTTATACATCACCATCAGGAAATATTCACGGAATGCCTTTATCTGCCGCTATTTCAGATGATAATTTAGACTGCCAAATTAATGATGTAGACAGAGAAACATCAGAGTTGTGGGAACGTATGAAAAACATAGGTACTCCAGGGCAAAAAGTTTTACCTGAAGACATCATTTTCTTTGGTGTTCGTGATACAGAAGAACCAGAAGACAAACAAATGGAAAAATATGGTATTAAAAACTATATGGTTGCTGAAGTTCGTTACCGTGGATTAGATGTTTGTGTAAACGAAGCTTTAGATAAATTATCTGTTTGTGATGTAATATATGTGTCGTTTGATGTAGATTCAATGGATTGTGATATGATATCTTATGGTACAGGAACACCAGTACCTAAAGGATTTGATCAACATGAAATCATTGATATAATTAACGGATTGTTAGCAAGTAATAAAGTAGCTTGTTTGGAGTTTGTTGAAGTAAACCCATTACTAGACTTTAAAGGAAATAAAATGGCTGAAACGGCGTTTGAAGTTCTTGAAGAAGTAACTAAAAAGGTAAAGAGTTTATAG
- the thiS gene encoding sulfur carrier protein ThiS: protein MITIKVNNNQQEFLSPLVLQELVDKLQIKTNGIAIAVNSSVVKKTDWSSKLLQNNDEVLIIKSTQGG from the coding sequence ATGATAACGATAAAAGTAAACAATAATCAACAAGAGTTTTTAAGCCCATTAGTATTGCAAGAATTAGTAGATAAACTACAAATTAAAACCAATGGAATTGCTATTGCTGTTAACAGTAGTGTGGTAAAAAAAACAGATTGGTCTTCAAAACTACTCCAAAACAATGATGAAGTTTTAATCATTAAATCTACACAAGGAGGATAA
- the thiC gene encoding phosphomethylpyrimidine synthase ThiC, with amino-acid sequence MKKKDTAPKQDGVTRQPFPNSKKIYVQGKIHPQIKVAMREIELSDTVDSMTKKRTPNEPVTVYDTSGPYTDPNKEINIHNGLERIREEWIIERGDVEELNEFTSNYCNERLNDKSLDHLRFNLKHKPKRAKKGQNVTQLHYAKKGIITPEMEYIAIRENQRIDEMTRLSKQHPGEDFGASIPTKITPEFVREEVARGRAVIPSNINHPEAEPMILGRNFLVKINANIGNSATTSSIEEEVEKAVWACRWGADNIMDLSTGKNIHETREWIIRNSPVPVGTVPIYQALEKVNGIAEDLTWEIFRDTLIEQAEQGVDYFTIHAGVRLRYVPMTAKRITGIVSRGGSIMAKWCLAHHKESFLYTHFEEICEIMKAYDVAFSLGDGLRPGCIADANDEAQFAELETLGELTKIARKHEVQCFIEGPGHVPMHMIKANMDKQLEACDEAPFYTLGPLTTDIAPGYDHITSGIGAAMIGWFGCAMLCYVTPKEHLGLPNKEDVRTGVVTYKLAAHAADLAKGHPGAQHRDDALSKARFEFRWEDQFNLGLDPELAREYHDETLPAEGAKIAHFCSMCGPKFCSMKISQEVRDFAAENKVEGDEVFAKGMEEKSKEFKDKGSEVYL; translated from the coding sequence ATGAAGAAAAAAGATACAGCTCCAAAACAAGATGGTGTAACAAGACAACCATTTCCGAACTCCAAAAAAATATATGTTCAAGGAAAAATTCATCCACAGATAAAAGTAGCAATGCGCGAAATTGAATTGAGTGATACTGTGGATTCGATGACTAAAAAAAGAACACCTAATGAGCCAGTTACAGTATACGATACTTCAGGTCCTTATACAGACCCCAATAAAGAGATTAATATTCATAATGGATTAGAACGTATTCGAGAAGAATGGATTATAGAGAGAGGAGATGTAGAAGAATTAAATGAATTTACTTCGAATTATTGTAACGAACGTTTAAATGATAAAAGTTTAGACCATTTACGATTTAACTTAAAGCATAAACCTAAGAGAGCTAAAAAAGGACAAAATGTAACTCAGTTACATTATGCAAAAAAAGGAATTATTACCCCCGAGATGGAATATATTGCCATTCGTGAAAACCAGCGAATAGATGAAATGACACGTTTGTCTAAACAACATCCAGGGGAAGATTTCGGAGCAAGTATTCCTACAAAAATTACTCCTGAATTTGTTCGAGAGGAAGTAGCAAGAGGACGCGCAGTTATTCCTTCAAACATCAACCATCCAGAAGCAGAACCTATGATTTTAGGTCGTAATTTCTTGGTGAAAATCAATGCGAATATTGGAAATTCAGCTACCACCTCATCAATAGAAGAAGAAGTAGAAAAAGCAGTTTGGGCATGTCGTTGGGGTGCTGATAATATTATGGATTTATCTACAGGTAAAAATATTCATGAAACTAGAGAGTGGATTATCCGTAATTCACCTGTACCTGTAGGAACCGTACCTATTTATCAAGCTTTAGAGAAAGTAAATGGGATTGCTGAAGACTTAACTTGGGAAATTTTTAGAGATACTTTAATTGAACAAGCTGAGCAAGGAGTAGATTACTTTACGATTCACGCAGGAGTTCGTTTACGTTATGTGCCTATGACGGCAAAACGTATTACAGGGATTGTATCAAGAGGAGGTTCTATCATGGCAAAATGGTGTTTAGCACACCATAAAGAGAGCTTTTTATATACTCATTTCGAAGAAATTTGTGAAATTATGAAGGCTTATGATGTTGCTTTTTCGTTAGGAGATGGTTTACGACCAGGTTGTATTGCCGATGCGAATGATGAAGCGCAATTTGCTGAATTAGAAACGTTAGGGGAGCTAACAAAAATAGCACGTAAACATGAAGTACAATGCTTTATAGAAGGTCCAGGTCACGTGCCAATGCATATGATTAAAGCAAATATGGATAAGCAATTGGAAGCTTGTGATGAAGCTCCGTTTTATACTTTAGGGCCTTTAACTACGGATATTGCTCCAGGATACGACCATATAACTTCAGGAATTGGAGCGGCAATGATTGGTTGGTTTGGTTGTGCCATGTTGTGTTATGTAACACCAAAAGAACATTTAGGGTTACCTAATAAAGAAGATGTACGTACAGGAGTAGTTACTTATAAATTAGCAGCCCATGCAGCGGATTTAGCAAAAGGACATCCGGGAGCGCAACACAGAGATGATGCTTTAAGTAAAGCACGTTTTGAGTTCCGTTGGGAAGATCAATTCAATTTAGGATTGGACCCAGAATTAGCTAGAGAATATCACGATGAGACCTTACCAGCAGAAGGAGCTAAAATTGCACATTTTTGCTCTATGTGTGGGCCAAAATTCTGTTCTATGAAAATATCGCAGGAAGTACGTGACTTTGCAGCAGAAAATAAAGTGGAAGGAGACGAAGTATTTGCAAAAGGAATGGAGGAAAAATCTAAAGAGTTTAAAGACAAAGGTTCAGAAGTTTATCTATAA
- a CDS encoding thiamine phosphate synthase, with translation MIVLIAPEKDIPNEIEILQQLFKEGLEYYHFRKPDKNYEEHVAYLNKIDEKYHDRIVTHYFHKLINEFNLKGIHFQEQKRIDALENGSEYFIGLNMIGKTMSSSFHEPSVLANCDIEFDYHLLSPVFSSISKKGYEGRGFDVNHIDKTIIGMGGINTDTIQKTLELGFQGIGVLGGVWNTETPVESFKNIKRHYEKYMKK, from the coding sequence ATGATTGTTTTAATAGCTCCAGAAAAAGATATTCCAAATGAGATTGAAATCCTTCAACAATTATTTAAAGAAGGATTGGAATATTATCATTTCAGAAAACCTGATAAGAATTACGAGGAGCATGTAGCTTATTTGAATAAGATAGATGAAAAGTATCATGATAGAATAGTTACTCATTATTTTCATAAACTCATTAATGAATTCAACCTAAAAGGAATTCATTTTCAAGAGCAAAAAAGAATTGATGCTTTAGAGAATGGAAGCGAATATTTTATAGGATTAAACATGATAGGAAAAACGATGAGTAGCTCTTTTCATGAACCTTCAGTTCTAGCGAATTGCGACATCGAATTTGATTACCATTTATTAAGTCCTGTTTTCTCTTCTATTTCAAAGAAAGGATACGAAGGAAGAGGTTTTGATGTAAATCATATTGATAAAACCATTATAGGTATGGGCGGAATTAATACTGATACCATTCAAAAAACCTTAGAGTTAGGTTTTCAAGGAATAGGTGTGTTAGGAGGAGTTTGGAATACAGAAACCCCAGTTGAAAGCTTTAAAAATATCAAGCGTCATTACGAGAAGTATATGAAGAAGTAA
- a CDS encoding hydroxymethylpyrimidine/phosphomethylpyrimidine kinase codes for MKQQAYILTIAGFDPSSGAGLTSDIKTFEAHGLYGLSVCTAVTVQNDIDFKDCVWIDKETIISQIETLFERFEISVAKIGIIQSWNVLLEVVQTLKKYNSSIKIVLDPILKASAGFDFHSEENIKVFEEVLQHCDFITPNYDEIKVLFSNKSIEETIEFISEKTNIYLKGGHREDKKGWDEVYHSKIVQLNIPPKATSVFEKHGSGCVLSSALTSNIAKQLSLEDACTNAKWYTEQFLNSNKTLLGEHNYT; via the coding sequence ATGAAACAACAAGCTTACATACTAACGATTGCAGGATTTGATCCGTCAAGTGGAGCAGGATTGACTTCGGATATTAAAACTTTTGAAGCACATGGGTTATATGGATTATCGGTATGTACAGCAGTTACAGTTCAAAATGACATCGATTTTAAAGACTGTGTTTGGATTGATAAAGAAACCATCATCAGTCAAATAGAAACTTTATTTGAACGCTTTGAAATATCAGTAGCAAAAATAGGAATCATCCAATCTTGGAATGTATTATTGGAGGTTGTTCAAACACTAAAAAAATACAATTCATCCATAAAAATAGTATTGGATCCTATTTTAAAAGCCAGTGCTGGATTTGATTTTCATTCCGAAGAGAATATAAAGGTGTTTGAAGAAGTATTGCAACATTGTGATTTTATCACTCCAAATTATGATGAAATCAAAGTTTTGTTTTCTAATAAATCGATTGAAGAAACCATTGAATTCATTTCAGAAAAGACCAATATCTATTTAAAAGGAGGACATAGAGAAGATAAAAAAGGATGGGATGAAGTATATCACAGTAAGATAGTACAATTGAATATTCCACCGAAAGCTACATCCGTTTTTGAAAAGCATGGAAGCGGTTGTGTGTTGTCTTCAGCTTTAACTTCAAACATAGCCAAACAACTTTCTTTAGAAGATGCATGTACAAATGCCAAATGGTATACAGAACAATTTTTAAACTCTAATAAAACGCTCTTAGGAGAGCACAACTATACATGA
- the thiE gene encoding thiamine phosphate synthase — protein sequence MISKLHYITQGKTPEEHLENVQRACASGAEWVQLRLKNLDPKTILETAQKAREITSHFQTRLIINDYYRVAKEVKADGVHLGKTDTCPLKAKEYLGDLYIVGGTANTLEDCKKLLEKGVDYIGLGPYQFTETKKNLSPVLGTTGYQVLLEELKTTTPIIAIGGITIEDVSEVINTGVYGVAVSGAITQNFNSIPTFHKILKAPSTNEQVYKIGAQ from the coding sequence ATGATAAGTAAATTACACTATATAACTCAAGGGAAAACTCCAGAAGAACACTTAGAAAATGTTCAAAGAGCTTGTGCTTCTGGAGCAGAGTGGGTACAACTCCGATTAAAGAATCTGGATCCGAAAACTATTTTAGAAACAGCACAAAAAGCGAGAGAAATTACGAGTCATTTTCAAACTCGTTTAATCATAAACGATTACTACAGAGTAGCTAAAGAAGTTAAAGCAGATGGAGTTCATTTAGGAAAAACAGATACGTGTCCGTTAAAAGCAAAAGAGTATTTAGGTGATTTATATATCGTAGGGGGAACAGCCAATACTTTGGAGGATTGTAAAAAACTCTTAGAAAAAGGAGTAGATTATATTGGTTTAGGTCCTTATCAGTTTACTGAAACTAAAAAGAATTTGAGTCCAGTTTTAGGAACTACTGGATATCAAGTGCTATTAGAAGAGTTGAAAACAACCACTCCAATAATAGCCATTGGAGGAATTACTATAGAAGACGTATCTGAAGTTATAAACACAGGAGTATATGGAGTCGCTGTTTCAGGAGCAATTACACAAAATTTCAACTCGATTCCTACATTTCATAAAATTTTAAAAGCTCCAAGTACCAATGAACAAGTGTACAAAATAGGAGCTCAATAA
- a CDS encoding thiazole synthase has translation MNTNLTIADKTFTSRLFTGTGKFSSSQLMKEALLASESELITVALKRVDVQNEDDDILSHLSHSRINLLPNTSGVRTAKEAVFAAELSREALETNWVKLEIHPDPRYLLPDPIETLKAAEELVKEGFVVMPYIHADPVLCKRLEEVGTQCVMPLGAPIGSNKGLKTLEFLEIIIEQSNVPVVVDAGIGAPSHAAYAMELGADAVLVNTAIAVSQNPVAMAQAFKMAVEAGRMAYEAKLAPERKQAEASSPLTSFLN, from the coding sequence ATGAATACCAACTTAACAATAGCCGATAAAACATTTACCTCACGATTATTTACAGGAACAGGAAAATTCAGTTCCTCACAATTAATGAAAGAGGCTTTACTAGCATCAGAAAGTGAATTGATAACAGTTGCTTTAAAAAGAGTAGATGTTCAAAATGAAGATGATGATATCTTATCACATTTAAGCCACTCAAGAATCAATTTATTACCAAACACTTCGGGAGTTCGTACAGCAAAAGAAGCAGTGTTTGCAGCTGAATTGTCTAGAGAAGCTTTGGAAACGAATTGGGTAAAATTAGAAATACATCCAGACCCAAGATATTTATTACCTGATCCTATCGAAACCTTAAAAGCTGCTGAAGAATTAGTAAAAGAAGGATTTGTAGTGATGCCTTACATTCATGCAGATCCGGTTTTATGTAAGCGATTAGAAGAAGTAGGAACACAATGTGTAATGCCTTTAGGAGCGCCCATTGGAAGTAATAAAGGATTGAAGACGTTGGAGTTTTTAGAAATCATTATAGAACAATCTAATGTTCCAGTAGTTGTAGATGCTGGTATTGGAGCACCCTCGCATGCGGCATATGCTATGGAATTAGGAGCTGATGCTGTTTTAGTAAACACAGCTATTGCGGTATCACAAAATCCGGTAGCGATGGCGCAAGCTTTTAAGATGGCAGTTGAAGCAGGAAGAATGGCTTATGAAGCAAAATTAGCTCCCGAAAGAAAACAAGCAGAAGCAAGTAGTCCGTTAACGAGTTTTTTAAATTAA